In one Culex quinquefasciatus strain JHB chromosome 2, VPISU_Cqui_1.0_pri_paternal, whole genome shotgun sequence genomic region, the following are encoded:
- the LOC119766930 gene encoding uncharacterized protein LOC119766930, whose product MVRVYLPENAKTGSVSVEASMKALRERWRGVPLRKVAKKYGLSKSSLQRLESKLKKDPNCVLRKRGGQPALSANGEQDELNDLGELGEPGPEADCALSEDEQDELGENDDELDNVDTLNELEPGVGSWVLVKFVYGKRDSRHIGKITSKAGGDYLGSFLRKSTKKSDIFVFPDVSDERAFASQDVIITLKEPSVRRGRYSFEPNPLI is encoded by the coding sequence ATGGTTCGTGTTTACCTGCCGGAAAACGCAAAAACCGGATCTGTAAGTGTGGAAGCGTCAATGAAGGCTTTGCGTGAAAGGTGGCGAGGTGTTCCGCTCCGGAAGGTGGCCAAGAAATATGGCCTTTCCAAATCCTCGCTCCAGCGGCTTGAGTCGAAACTCAAAAAAGACCCGAACTGCGTTCTACGGAAACGAGGTGGTCAACCGGCGCTTTCCGCGAACGGCGAACAGGATGAACTGAACGACCTGGGCGAGCTGGGAGAACCGGGGCCGGAAGCTGATTGTGCACTTAGCGAGGACGAGCAGGATGAGTTGGGAGAAAATGACGACGAGCTGGACAACGTGGACACGCTGAACGAACTGGAACCCGGAGTGGGAAGCTGGGTTCTCGTCAAATTTGTGTACGGCAAACGGGATTCACGCCACATTGGAAAGATCACCAGCAAAGCAGGTGGGGATTACCTAGGATCGTTCCTACGCAAATCTACAAAGAAATCCGACATTTTCGTGTTTCCGGATGTTTCGGACGAGCGTGCCTTCGCGTCCCAAGATGTAATAATAACCCTTAAGGAACCAAGCGTGCGTCGTGGCCGTTATTCGTTCGAGCCAAACCCACTGATTTAG
- the LOC119765013 gene encoding O-acyltransferase like protein-like codes for MKKLFEMTPKSTTKSGTMDCVNGVRALSMFCIIVYHVHDVTLATPTVNQVMLVEYRNSTIGVLLYKLSEKAVDTFLLLSGMLVAMKVLRELDQDKKLNLLRLYLQRIIRIVPAYAALLLFTLAFSTRFGDRNFYQAISQEINPCFKNWWKLLLFFHNYIDHSEMCYVHTWYISADMQLYLLSPLVLIPLWKFGRRFAGVIVLLALISMCWVFGTFTDNDYRLNATDAQMGANTYYSTHARMAAWLFGVIFGYYLHQTRFTIVRITKTVQIVGWTFTVAIFLVISYVTKKVFTEEYKTIPPIVDAFYESLHRSFWTFCLIWIIFVCVNGYGGMVNQFLGWPGWQPWAKLSYSMYLVHIWVQMVTVTMKVTVPVYFTVYGLLQSIFGLVGLSALAGIVWSVAFEYPFFGIEKVLVNKWK; via the coding sequence ATGAAGAAGCTGTTTGAGATGACCCCAAAGAGTACCACCAAGTCCGGCACGATGGACTGCGTGAACGGAGTTCGTGCCCTCTCCATGTTCTGTATAATCGTGTACCACGTTCACGACGTTACGCTGGCCACGCCAACGGTCAACCAAGTCATGCTGGTTGAGTACCGAAATTCGACCATTGGAGTTCTGCTCTACAAGCTGAGCGAGAAGGCGGTGGATACGTTCCTGCTGCTGAGCGGAATGCTCGTCGCTATGAAGGTGCTCCGCGAGCTTGATCAGGATAAGAAGCTCAACCTTCTGAGGTTGTACCTGCAACGAATCATTCGAATCGTTCCAGCTTACGCAGCGTTGCTGCTGTTCACACTGGCTTTCTCGACTCGCTTTGGTGACCGGAACTTCTACCAAGCAATCTCGCAAGAGATCAACCCGTGTTTCAAGAATTGGTGGAAGTTGCTCCTCTTCTTCCACAACTACATCGATCATTCCGAGATGTGCTACGTGCACACGTGGTACATCTCGGCGGACATGCAGCTGTACCTGCTGTCTCCGCTGGTTCTGATCCCGCTGTGGAAGTTTGGACGACGATTCGCTGGCGTGATCGTGCTGTTGGCGCTGATCTCGATGTGCTGGGTGTTTGGAACCTTCACAGACAACGACTATCGACTGAATGCAACTGATGCCCAGATGGGAGCAAATACGTACTACTCAACTCACGCCCGGATGGCCGCGTGGTTGTTTGGCGTCATTTTTGGGTATTACCTGCACCAGACTCGGTTTACGATCGTCCGGATAACCAAAACCGTTCAGATCGTTGGCTGGACCTTCACGGTTGCCATCTTTCTCGTAATCAGCTACGTCACGAAGAAAGTCTTCACCGAAGAGTACAAAACAATCCCGCCCATCGTGGACGCCTTCTACGAATCGCTGCACCGATCGTTCTGGACGTTCTGCTTGATTTGGATCATCTTTGTCTGCGTCAACGGGTACGGAGGGATGGTGAACCAGTTCTTGGGTTGGCCCGGCTGGCAACCGTGGGCGAAGCTGTCGTACAGCATGTATTTGGTGCATATTTGGGTTCAGATGGTTACCGTGACCATGAAAGTTACGGTTCCAGTCTATTTCACAGTTTACGGGTTGCTTCAGTCCATCTTTGGACTGGTTGGATTGAGCGCATTGGCTGGGATTGTTTGGAGTGTTGCGTTTGAGTATCCGTTCTTCGGGATTGAGAAGGTTTTGGTTAATAAGTGGAAATAA